Proteins co-encoded in one Papaver somniferum cultivar HN1 chromosome 5, ASM357369v1, whole genome shotgun sequence genomic window:
- the LOC113278998 gene encoding protein MAIN-LIKE 1-like, producing the protein MQGIKSTVGEVDEVIELVKSTGLLPAVENLDLGYDKPLCSAFAERYYGETDTLHLSFSEMTITPDDAKFITGLSIDGKAVKHKEYAQELEWDKIYAFTKEVFQWDEEGKEVTKERIFATTNAYVLYVLGSVIFPDISGARLNANFIQLLQPFDKIHTYSWGTAILAHSLNELRKAYRAGGNQIRGNMDFLQAWIYLHFPIFAARAFENKEWDGNCYGDMYIYMSKEKDQNAVYLKLRRQLDNLTTKDVVFDP; encoded by the exons ATGCAAGGAATAAAATCAACTGTTGGAGAAGTTGATGAAGTAATCGAGCTAGTCAAATCTACGGGGTTGTTGCCTGCGGTCGAGAATTTGGATCTTGGTTACGACAAacctctttgttccgcctttGCCGAGAGATATTACGGGGAAACGGATACTTTGCATCTTTCATTTAGCGAAATGACGATAACTCCAGATGATGCGAAATTCATTACCGGGCTAAGCATAGATGGTAAAGCCGTGAAACACAAAGAGTACGCGCAAGAGCTTGAGTGGGACAAGATTTACGCGTTCACCAAGgaagtgttccaatgggatgaggag GGAAAAGAGGTGACCAAGGAACGTATCTTCGCCACGACCAATGCGTATGTCCTCTACGTCTTGGGATCTGTTATCTTCCCTGACATTTCTGGTGCCCGTTTGAACGCCAACTTTATTCAGCTATTGCAACCATTTGACAAGATCCACACATACTCTTGGGGAactgccatccttgcacactcgttgaacgagttgagaaaggcttacAGGGCTGGCGGGAACCAAATTAGAGGGAATATGGATTTTCTGCAGGCAtggatatatttgcacttcccaatatttgctgCAAGGGCTTTTGAGAACAAGGAATGGGACGGTAACTGTTATGGAGACATGTACATCTACATGAGTAAGGAAAAGGACCAAAATGCGGTTTATTTAAAGTTGAGACGCCAGTTGGACAACTTGACgacgaaagatgttgtctttgaccCTTAA